A window of Mycolicibacterium holsaticum DSM 44478 = JCM 12374 genomic DNA:
GCGCGGTGGTGCGGGTGGCCGACGGGTTCTGACGCCCGTCGCACAATTTGACGATCGGCAGGGGTTTGGCCCAGACGTAAAGATCCCCGGCGCTCGGAGACCGAGCTGCCGGGGACCTTCGCGTGTCGAACTGCTAGGCGGCGCCGAGGTGGCTCTGCAGGTCAGGCTTCATCGCCTGCAGCTGCTGACCCCAGTACTCCCAGCTGTGGGTGCCGTACGGCGGGAAGTTGAAGACGCCGTTGTTGCCGCCCGCGGCGATGTAGTTGTCGCGGAACGTGATGTTGGTACGGATCGTCAAACCCTCGAGGAACTCGGCAGGCAGGTTCGCGCCGCCCAGCTCGTTGGGGGTGCCGTTACCGCAGTACACCCAGAGCCGGGTGCCGTTGGCGACGATCTTGGGGATCTGCACCATCGGGTCGTTGCGCTTCCACGCGCTGTTGGGATCTTCGGTGGGGCCCCACATGTCGTTGGCCTTGAAGCCACCGGCGTCGCCCATCGCCATGTTGATCAGGAACGGCCACTGCCCCTCGGACGGGTTGAGGAACGCCGACAACGCCCCGGCGTAGATGAACTGGTCGGGGTGGTAGACCGAGAGGATGATCGCCGAGTTGCCCGACATCGACAGCCCGACTGCGGCGTTGCCGGTGGTCGAGATGCCCCGGTTGGCCGACAGCCACTGCGGCAGCTCATTGGTCAGGAAGGTTTCCCACTTGTAGGTCTGGCAGCCGTTGTTACCGCAGGCCGGGCGGTACCAGTCGCTGTAGAAGCTGGACTGCCCGCCGACCGGCATGACGACCGCGAGGCCCGAGTCGTAGTACCACTCGAACGCCTGGGTCTCCATGTCCCAACCGTTGTAGTCGTCGCGGGCGCGCAGACCGTCGAGCATGTACACCGCATGCGGTCCGCCGGGCTGGAACTGGACCTTGATGTCCCGCCCCATCGATGGTGACGGCACCATCAGATATTCGACCGGCAAGCCCGGCCGGGAGAATGCCCCAGCGGTGGCGGAGTTTCCGGTGAGGCCGACCACGCCGGGCAGCACAGCCGCAGTTACGGCGGCCACCGCAAATCGACGGGCCCAGGGGCCACGGATCTTGTCAATGAAGCTCATACTGCAATTCCATCCATTTCCGGTATGCCGGTTAACACGCCATTCCCCGCGATCGAGCGATCGCCATCGACGGCGCAGCGATGTCTTGACTGCGTCGTCGTGCCCGCTCGACTGACCCGGGGCCGTCGAGCGGACCGAGAAACTTCAGTTGTCGCGTGTGCAGTAAAACACGCGACCCGGATGTGATAAAGCCCGACCGGCCGCGACGGCCGGTTTCGTGCGCGAACCGACACCGTCCGCGCGGCGAGGGCAAGGACGTGCTCGACGTGACCGCGAGCCTGCGGTGCGGGCCGTAGGCTGCGCTTCATGGCAAAGGAGCGCGCGCCGCGGCTGTCGGTGGACAGCTGGATCGAGACCGGCTACACGATCCTGGCCGAAGAAGGGATCAAGGCGCTGAAGCTGGACCGGTTGTGCGAGCGTGTCGGGGCCACGAAAGGCAGCTTCTACTGGCATTTCGCGGATATGGCCAGCTATCGCGCAGCGCTGGTGCAAGCGTGGGGCGAGTTGCGCGACGAGGACCGCCGGTTCTTCGCCGAGGCCGGCGACATGCCGCCGCGGGCACGGCTCTCGCAAATGATGACGTCACTGCTGACAGCGCGGCACTGGACGCTGGAGCGGGCCATGCGGGAGTGGGCCCGCACCGACCCGGCGGTGGCGGCCAGTGTGCGCGCATCTGATCAGCGTGTGGTGGACGCGGTGCGCCAGGCGTTTCTCGACTACGGGTTCGATCCCGAAGAAGCCGACCTGCGCGCCAACGCCACCTTCGCCGCCGGTATCGGGTTTCTGCACCTGTCCGGTCGCCAGCCCAGCCCCCGGGCCGCCGACCAGCGGGAACGGTTCCTCGAAATCATGTTGCGGAGTTGACCCGCGTTCGGTCGAACGTTCCTTCCGCGCGGAATCTGGGCGATCTTCGAGTGGTAAGGAACGTTCGCGCCGAGGACCCTGACTGACCATACAAAAAAGTATGGTAGCGTCCGGCGGCATGCCACCGGTTTCCGCCGCCGACGCCATCACCAGCGACTTCGTCGCCAAACTCGCCGACCGCGCCGGGGAGGCCGAGCGGCTGCGGCGGCTGCCCGCGCAGACGGTCAGCGAGTTCACCTCGTCGGGATTCACCGAGTTGCTGGTGCCCGCGCGCTTCGGCGGCGAACAAGCGGCGTTTCCGTCGATCCTGGACCCGGTCCGGCGGATGGCGCACGGATGCGCCTCGAGCGCGTGGACGATCGGCTTCTACGCCCTGCACAACTGGATGCTGGCGCTGTTCGACGAGCGCGCGCAACAGGAGGCCTTCGCGACGCGCCCGTTCCTGGCGCCCGCTCCCCTGGCCCCCACCGGACGCGGCGTGCCCGCGCCAGGGGGCGTGCGCCTGACCGGCCGATGGTCGTGGGCGACAGGCGTGATGGACGGCAACTGGATCATCGTCGGCGCACTGTGCGGACCCGACGACGCGATCTATCCCGCGCTGGCGCTGCTGCCCATCGATGCGGTGACCATCGAGGACGTCTGGCACACCGACGGCATGCGCGCCACCGGCTCCAATGACGTTCTGATCGCCGACGCGTTCGTGCCCGAGCACCGCCTCGTGCGGGTGGTCGACATCTACACCGGCACCGCACCCGGCGCCGCCCTGCACGACGCCGACACCTACCGGTGGCCCATGGTGCCCGCGCTGGCCCTGCTGGCGGCGATGCCCGCACTGGGCAGCGCCGAACGTGCCGCCGAGATCTACGCCGCGCGGCTGTCGGAACGCGTGTTGGCCTACGAGGGCCTGGTGCAGAAGGACAAGCCGATCGCGCAGGCCCGCCTCGCCGAGGCCGAGGTGCGGTTGCGCGCACTGCGCGCGCTGCTGGCCGACACGGTCGGCGAGATCCAGGCCGCCGTCGCCGCCGGCGACGAGATCGCGCGACCGAAGCGGGCAGCGGCGCGCCTGGCCGCCGCGCACATCGTGGCCGAATCGCGGGCGGTGGTCGGCCTGCTCCTGGAGGCGTCGGGCGCCAGCGCCCACTTCGTCGACAACCCGCTGCAGCGCATCCGTCGCGACGTCGACGTGATCGCTGGACACGTGGTGTTCGACTATGACACCAGCCGCGAACTCGCCGGGGCCCTCAGACTTGGTATGAAAGTGTCACGCACCGCAATGGTCTAAACGAAGGAAAGCCATGTCTGATGACCTACGCGACCGGATCACCAAACTGTTCCAGAAGAACGTCGCCAACCGGTTGACCCGACTGCTGCCCTTCCAAACCATGCTGGAGACCACCGGACGCAAGACCGGTGAGCCGCGGCGCACCCCGTTGGGCGGCAGTCGGGTCGGCGACGAGTTCTGGTTCGTCTCGGAGTTCGGCGAGAAGTCGCACTACATCCGCAACATCAAAGCCAACCCCAACGTGCGGGTGCGGCTGAATGGCCGCTGGCACAACGGCGTTGCGCACCTGATGCCCGACGACGACCCGCATGAGCGGCTGCGGTCGCTGCCCCAGTTCAACAGCATGGGCGTGCGCACGTTCGGCACGAACCTGCTCACCGTGCGCGTCGACCTGACCGATTGACCAACGGCCAGAAGTAAAACTAAAGTCAGTTTTAGTTCTATTCGGTCCACGTCGAGGGAGTCGCCATGGAATCATTCGTCCACCTGCGCAAAGGCCGAACACCGCGGCGGTTGCACGCCGACCTGGACGGGCTGAAGGACGACGAGCTCGGCCGTGGCGGGTTCACCGGCCGCACGGCGAACATGTATCGCCGCAACGATCCCACCGCCTACCGCAGCAACGGGCCGCTGCGACCCCTCGACGTGCTGTCCAGCGAGCTCAAACCCAGCGACGCCACCGACGCGGCGGGCGGGCCGCTGCTGTTGTTCTCCAACCCCGACTGCCGGGTCTCGCTGAGCCGGCGCGCCGAGGCCATGCCGTTCTACACCCGCCACGTCGACGGCGATCTGCTGTGCTTCGTGCACGCCGGAAGCGGGCTGCTGGAGACCGAGTTCGGGCCGCTGGCCTATCGCAGCGGCGACTGGGTGTATCTGCCCAAGGCGTGCACATGGCGGCACGTCCCCGACGCCGAGACCACCATGCTGATGGTGGAGGCCACCGACGAATTCCGCGTCCCGCCACCGGGTCAGCTCGGACGTCACTTTCCGTTCGACCCATCCCAGGCCACTCTCCCCGAGCCCGCGCCGATGGACGACGGGGCCGGCCCGACGGTCGACGGCCAGTACGAGGTTCGGCTGATCCACCCGTCAGTTCCCGGCGGCCCGACATCGCTTTTCTACCAACATCATCCGATCGACGTCGAAGGGTGGCGCGGTGACAACTTCGCGTTCACCTTCAACATCGAGGACTACAACGTGGTCACCTCCGACAGCGTGCACCTGCCGCCGACCGTGCATCTGTTCATGGAGGCCACCGGTGTCTACGTGATGAACTTCCTGCCCAAACCGGCCGAGAGCGTGCCAGGCACCGAACGCACGCCGTGGTATCACCGCAACGTCGACTACGACGAGATCGCGTTCTTCCACGGCGGGTCGCTGTACGGTACCCCGATGCCGCCGGGGCTGATTTCGCATGCGCCACAAGGTGTTCACCACGGCGCGCCAGAGAAGGCCCGCGAACGCGCGCGGCGCAAGTTCGACGACTACGACAGGGTGGACTGGTCGGTGATCGCCGTGGATACCAGGCGCCGGCTGGTCCCGTCGGCCGAAGTTCTCGCCAACGACCTCGGGCAGCACTGATGAGCGCTTGCGCGAAGAAGCGAGGGCACTGATGACGACCGCCGTGAAGCACGAGTATGACCGCATCCCCTATCTCGTTGCCTACCAGAACACTTCGGGTGTACGTGACGTCTACGGTGGTGTGGCGGAGCTGGTGGTGCTGGAAAGCCACCTGCTGCGACCCAAGGACAAGCCTTCCGACACCGTGCTGGTGTTCATGCACCCGATCGGCGGCGGCGCGTACCTGCCGATGATGAACGCGTTGGCTCGCGCCGGTCACCACGTCATCTACTGCAACAGCCGGTTCCGCGGCACCGACTCGGCGCTGCTGATGGAAAAGGTCATCGAGGACCTCGGCGAGTGCATCAAGGATGCCAAGAACCGGCTGGGCTACGAGAAGGTGGTGCTGGCCGGCTGGAGCGGCGGCGGTTCGCTGTCGGTTTTCTACCAGCAGCAGGCCCAGCACCCCACGGTGACGGCCAGCCCGTCAGGTGACGGTCCTGACCTGACGAAGCTCGGCCTGATCCCCGCCGACGGGCTGATGCTGCTGGCCGCCCATATCAGCCGCCACGGCACCATGACCGAGTGGCTCGACGCGTCGATCCTCGACGAGTCCGATCCATCCAAGCGCGATCCAGAACTGGACCTGTACAACCCGGACAACCCGAACCAACCGCCCTACACCGAGGAGTTCCTGGCCCGCTACCGGCAGGCGCAGATCGACCGCAACCGTCGAATCACCAAGTGGGTCAAAGAAAAACTCGCCGAGCTCAAGGCGGCCGGGCGGCCCGATGACGAGTTCGCGTTCGTCGTGCACGGCACCATGGCAGACCCGCGCTGGCTGGACCCGGCCGTCGACCCCAACGAACGCAAACCCGGAACCTGCTACCTGGGTGACCCGCAGGTGGTGAACAACTCCCCCGTCGGCCTGGCCCGGTTCTGCACCCTGCGCAGCTGGCTGTCGCAGTGGAGCTACGACGACGCCAACGGCGACGCCGTGCAGTGCGGGCCCGACGTCGCGGTGCCGACGCTGGTCATCGGCAACCTCGCCGACGACGCCTGCACACCGAGCCACACCCACAGGCTCTACGAGGCGATCGGGCATCATGACAAGGAGATGCACGAGATCCCGGGCGCGAACCACTACTACGCCGGCGCCGACCAGCGCGACAAGCTGCGCGAGGCGGTCGGCGTCGTGACCGACTGGCTGCACAGGCACGGCTTCTCGCTATGAGCGTGACTGGTCCGCTGTACGGCATCCGCGTCATCGAGGTCGGCACGCTGATCTCCGGGCCGTTCGCCGGGCGCCTGCTCGGCGACATGGGCGCCGAGGTGGTCAAAATCGAACCGCCGGGCGCGCCGGACCCACTGCGCACCTGGGGACAGGCCGAGCTCGACGGGCACCACTTCTTCTGGACGGTGCACGCGCGCAACAAGAAAGCGGTGACGCTGAACCTGCGGGTGCCGGCCGGCCGGGCGCTGTTTCTCGACCTGGTCGAGCGCTCCGACGTCATCGTGGAGAATTTCCGGCCCGGCACGCTGGAGAAGTGGGACCTCGGCTACGACGTCCTGCGCGAACGTAACCGCGGCATCATCCTGGTCCGCGTCTCCGGCTACGGGCAGACCGGTCCCGAAGCCCACAAGGCCGGCTACGCCTCGGTGGCCGAGGCGGCCAGCGGCCTGCGGCACATGAACGGCTTTCCCGGCGGTCCGCCGCCGCGGCTGGCGCTCTCGCTCGGTGACAGCCTGGCGGGCATGTTCGCCGCGCAGGGCGCGCTGGCCGCGCTGTACCGCCGCTCGGTCACCGGCGAAGGCCAGGTCGTCGATGCCGCGCTGACCGAGGCGTGTCTGGCCGTTCAGGAATCCACCATCCCCGACTACGACGTCGGCGGCGTGGTGCGTGGCCCGTCGGGGACCCGGCTGGAGGGCATCGCGCCGTCGAACATCTACCGCAGCGCCGACGGCAGCTGGGTCGTGATTGCCGCGAACCAGGACACCGTGTTCCGCCGGCTGTGCGCGGCGATGGGCCGTCCCGAACTGGCCACCGACGACCGGTTCGCCGACCACGGGGCCCGCGGCCGCAACCAGGACGAGCTGGACAAGATCATCGGCGACTGGGCGGCGGACAGAGCACCCCAGGACATCATCGAAACCCTCAGCGCGGCAGGGGTGATCGCCGGACCCATCAACACCGTCGCCGAGGTTGTCGAGGACCCGCAGCTGCGGGCGCGCGGAATGCTGGTCGAGCACTGGGACGAACGGGTCGAGCGTTCCGTGCTGGGGCCCGGCGTGGTGCCGGTGCTGTCGCAGACCCCGGGCACCGTGCGCAGCGCCGGCCCGGCCGCCCCCGGTCAGCACAACGACGAGATCTACCGCGGCCTGCTGGGTAAGTCCGCCGACGAACTCGACGCGCTGCGGTCGGAAGGAGTGCTGTGAGCAAGCTACCTGCACATGTCGACATCCGCGACGTCTCACTGCGCGACGGCCTGCAAATCGAAGCACCGATTCCGTTGGCGGCCAAGCTCGAACTGCTGGCCGCCGTGGCAGCGACCGGTGTCCGGGAAATGGAGGCCACGGCGTTCGTGTCGCCGACCAAAGTCCCCGCGCTGGCGGATGCGGCCGAACTCGCCGCGGAGTTGCACAACTTCCCCGGCATCGAGTTCTCCGCCCTGGTCGCCAGCCCCAACGGCGCCAAGCGGGCGATCGCGGCCGGGCTGTCGTCCATCGAATACGTGGTGTCAGCTGCCGACGGGCACAGCCGCGCCAACGTCGGACGCAGTACGGCCGAGGCCACCGCGCAGATTTCGGAGATCGTCGCGATCGCCCACGACAGCGCGGTGTCCGTCGAGGTCATCATCGCCACCGCGTGGGACTGCCCGTTCGACGGTCCGACCCCGCCGCAGCGCGTCGTCGACATCGTCAGCGCGGCCGGCGAAGCCGGGGTGGATCGGCTTGCGATCGCCGACACCATCGGCACCACCACCCCGCGGCGGGTCAGCGAGCTCATCGACCGGATCCGCCCCCTGGTCGGTGACCGCCCCCTCGGCGCGCACTTCCACAACACCCGCGGCGCCGGGCTGGCCAGCGCGTACGCCGCCGTCAGCGCCGGGGTGAGCAGGCTCGACGCGTCCTCCGGCGGGCTCGGCGGCTGCCCCTTCGCCCCTGGCGCGAGCGGGAACATCGCCACCGAGGATCTGGTGTACCTGTTGCGCGACAGCGGGATCCACGTCGACATCGACCTGCCGGCCGCGATCGCCGCCGCGGGTGTGGCGCAGCGCGTCGTCGGCCATGAGCTGCCCAGCTCCCTGCTGCGCGCCGGCGACCGGATACTGGGCTGAGGCCGACGTGCCCACGGGACCGTCTGCCACGCTCAGCGCCAAGGGCCGCCAGACGCGCGAGGCCATCGAGCTGGCGGCCCGGAAGTTGTTCGCCGAACGCGGGTTTCACGGCACGACGCTGAGCGATATCACGTCGGCGGCAGGCAAGTCACCGGCGGTGTTCTACCGCTACTTCACCGACAAGGAAGACCTGTTGGCCACGCTGGCCGAGTCTTTCCTGCATGACGTGGTGGCCCCGTCGGGGTCCACCCTGGCGCTGCCCGAATCACCGGATGACGACGCGTTCTTCCGCTCCGTGGTGACCGGCTACTGGAACATGTTCAAGCAGAACATCGGCATCATGATCGCGGTGGCCCAGCTGGCCGCCACCCAGCCGCGGTTCGCCGTCGTGCAGAACGAGTTTCGCCGGCTCGGGATGGACATCGTCGCCGCCTCCGTGCGGCGCGCCCAAACGCAGGGCTACGGCGAGGACCTCAACCCCGAACACACCGCCGCGGCCATCGCGCTGCTGTTCGAGAACTTCACCACCGTCTTCGTCGGCACATCGGGTCTGGACCTCGAGATCGGCGACGAGGACGCGATCGCCACCCTGTCGAAGATCTGGAAGAAGACGCTGTATGGCACCTAGCTCAAGGCTGCCCAGCGCGCGGTCCGCGGGTAGACCCGTGAACAACCGCGCGCTCGACGAGATACCGGAAAGGAATCATCGTGGATTTCACCCTCCCCCACCACCTTCAGACGCTGCTCGACGAGATGGATGCGTTCATCGAGGCCGAGATCAAGCCGCTGGAACGCGAGCACATCCAGTACTTCGACCATCGCCGCGAGCACGCGCGCACCGACTGGGACAACGGCGGCATCCCCAGGCGCGAGTGGGAGGACCTGCTTTCTGAGATGCGGCGCCGCGCCGACAAGGCCGGCTGGTTGCGCTACGGCCTGCCCTCGCAGTTCGGCGGCCGCGACGGCACCAATCTGGACATGGCGGTGATCCGGGAACATCTGGCGCACAAGGGGCTTGGGCTGCACAACGACCTACAGGACGAGTCGTCGATCGTCGGCAACTTCCCGCAGGTCATCATGATGGATCGGTTCGGCACCGAGGACCAGAAGAGGGACTGGACCGACGCATTGATCACCGGTGAGCGGTCGATGGCGTTCGGGCTCACCGAGCCGAACCACGGCTCGGACGCCACCTGGATGGAAACCCGCGCGGTGCGCGACGGTGACAGCTGGATCATCAACGGCGCCAAGCGGTTCAACACCGGTGTCCATCGCGCCACCCACGACCTGGTGTTCGCCCGCACCTCGGGTGAAGACGGTCAGGGGCGCGGCATCACGGCGTTCCTCGTCCCGACCGACACACCGGGCTTCACCGTGCCGTACTACTGGTGGACGTTCAACATGCCGACCGACCACGGCGAGGTCGAGCTCAAGGATGTCCGCGTGCCCGGCGACGCCGTACTCGGCGAGGTGGACCGGGGACTGGAAGTCGGTCAGACGTTCTTGCACGAGAACAGGATTCGGCAGGCCGCCAGCAGCCTGGGCGCCGCCCAGTACTGCATCGACCGGGCGGTGGCCTACGCCAGCGAGCGCAAGGTCTTCGGCAAACCGCTTTCGGTGAACCAGGCGGTGCAGTGGCCGCTGGTCGAGCTGCAGACCGAGGCGCAGATGGTGCGGCTGCTGGTCCGCTACGCCGCCACCGAGTTGGACCGCAACCACCACATGGAGGTGTCCGACAAGGTGTCGATGGCCAACTACCGCGCCAACCGGCTGGTGTGCGAGGCCGCCGACCGTGCGATGCAGGTGTTCGGCGGCGTCGGTTACAGCAGGCACGAGCCGTTCGAACACATCTACCGGCATCATCGCCGCTACCGCATCACCGAGGGCGCCGAGGAGATCCAGATCCGCCGGGTTGCCCAGCGGCTGTTCGGATTCGGTAAGCGTTGAGCGCGAAGCTGGCCGGCGCACTGGCCGAGGTGCTCGCGCCGGTGCTCGGCACCGGCGTCGTCGTCGAGAACCTGCACCCGCTGACCGGCGGAGCCAGCCGCACGACATGGGCGTTCGACGCGGTCACCGACCGCCGCCGGGCCCTGATCCTGCGCACCGGACCACCCGATGACGTGCACGCCAGCATGGAGTTGGAAGCCGCTGTTCAACAGCGGGCCGCGGCCGCGGGAGCGCCGGTGCCGCACATTCTGGCCGCCGACAACTCCGCTGCGGGGCTGGGCAATCCCTACCTGATCTGCGACGCCATCGGCGGCGAGACGATCGTGCGCAGGATCTACCGCACTCTGGACGACGCCGGACGCGAGCGGCTGCTGAACCAGTGCGCCCACGCACTGGCCGCGATCCACCGCGCCGACTACCAGGACATCGGCGTGCCGCCGTCGGACCAACTCTCCGAGTGGCGCGACCGCCTCGACGAGATGGGCGACACCACAGCGACATTCGAGTGGGCGTTTCGATGGCTGGAGCGCAACCGGCCCGCACCGACGCCACAGGTGTTGGTGCACGGTGACTTCCGGATGGGCAACCTGATCGTCGACGACGACGGGCTGGCCGCGGTGCTGGACTGGGAACTCGTGCACGTCGGCGAGATTTACGAGGACCTGGCCTGGTTCTGCATCCGGGCGTGGCGCTTCGGCGCCCCCGAGGAACGCGGCGCCGGCGGCCTGGGCAGTGTGGAGAGCCTGCTGTGCGCCTACGAGTCGGCAGCGGGGGTGACGCTGGACCGGGACACGTTCCGGTGGTGGCTGACCGTGGCCACCCTGCGCTGGGGCGTCATCTGCCGCTACCAGGCCGAACGCCACCTGTCGGGGATGACGGAGTCGGTGGAGCTCGCCGCGATCGGACGTCGGGTCAGCGAAACCGAATGGGATGTCCTCGATCTGCTGGAAGGCGGTGGCCCGCGATGAATTGGCTGTACGGCCGGCCGACCGCGGCCGAACTCGTCGCCGCCGTAGCCGGGTTCCTGGAGAACGACGTGCGCGGCGCCACCGGTCCGGACAGTGCGCTGCCCGACGCCGCCCAGCTCAACTTCCACGCCCGGGTGGCGGCCAATGTGCTGCGCATCGTCGAACGCGAACTGCTCGACACCTCCGCCGGCGAAGTCACCGCCGCGCTGGCCGGACTGGGATACCAAGACGAACCGCAGCTGGCCGCCGCGATCCGCGCCGGCGAGTTGGACGGCCGCGCCGAGGAAGTGCTGCCGGTGCTGCGCACCCTGGTCCGCCACCGCCTCGACGCCGCGCATCCCGGCTACGCCGACGGGTGATTTGTGTGCGTCAAGGAGCGATGAGCGCGCCTAAACGCACACAAATCCCTCAAAGCCGCCGGATGCGGACCCGGCCTTGTAGGCGTCGTCGAATAGCGAGAGAGTGGGTGTCACGTCCATGCCGCCAGTGTTCGACCTCAACGGCTGTTGAGGTCAAGGGAGGATCGATATGGCCGCCGACTCCAAGGTCGTCACCGAGGTCGCCAACCGCCTTTTCGACGCCATCGAAAAGGGCGACGCCGCGACCGTCGGGCAGCTGTGGAGCGACGACGTGGTGGTCTGGAAGGTCGCCGACCGCGACCGCGACAAGGACCGGGCGCTGCGGATCATCACGTGGTTCCTGGATACGACGACCGACCGTCGCTACGAGATCCTCGAGCGCAGGCTGTTCGACGGCGGGTTCGTGCAGCAGCACGTCCTGCACGCCAACGGTCGCAACGGGGCAACGATCGCCATGCGGGTCT
This region includes:
- a CDS encoding esterase family protein — protein: MSFIDKIRGPWARRFAVAAVTAAVLPGVVGLTGNSATAGAFSRPGLPVEYLMVPSPSMGRDIKVQFQPGGPHAVYMLDGLRARDDYNGWDMETQAFEWYYDSGLAVVMPVGGQSSFYSDWYRPACGNNGCQTYKWETFLTNELPQWLSANRGISTTGNAAVGLSMSGNSAIILSVYHPDQFIYAGALSAFLNPSEGQWPFLINMAMGDAGGFKANDMWGPTEDPNSAWKRNDPMVQIPKIVANGTRLWVYCGNGTPNELGGANLPAEFLEGLTIRTNITFRDNYIAAGGNNGVFNFPPYGTHSWEYWGQQLQAMKPDLQSHLGAA
- a CDS encoding TetR/AcrR family transcriptional regulator → MAKERAPRLSVDSWIETGYTILAEEGIKALKLDRLCERVGATKGSFYWHFADMASYRAALVQAWGELRDEDRRFFAEAGDMPPRARLSQMMTSLLTARHWTLERAMREWARTDPAVAASVRASDQRVVDAVRQAFLDYGFDPEEADLRANATFAAGIGFLHLSGRQPSPRAADQRERFLEIMLRS
- a CDS encoding acyl-CoA dehydrogenase, coding for MPPVSAADAITSDFVAKLADRAGEAERLRRLPAQTVSEFTSSGFTELLVPARFGGEQAAFPSILDPVRRMAHGCASSAWTIGFYALHNWMLALFDERAQQEAFATRPFLAPAPLAPTGRGVPAPGGVRLTGRWSWATGVMDGNWIIVGALCGPDDAIYPALALLPIDAVTIEDVWHTDGMRATGSNDVLIADAFVPEHRLVRVVDIYTGTAPGAALHDADTYRWPMVPALALLAAMPALGSAERAAEIYAARLSERVLAYEGLVQKDKPIAQARLAEAEVRLRALRALLADTVGEIQAAVAAGDEIARPKRAAARLAAAHIVAESRAVVGLLLEASGASAHFVDNPLQRIRRDVDVIAGHVVFDYDTSRELAGALRLGMKVSRTAMV
- a CDS encoding nitroreductase/quinone reductase family protein, coding for MSDDLRDRITKLFQKNVANRLTRLLPFQTMLETTGRKTGEPRRTPLGGSRVGDEFWFVSEFGEKSHYIRNIKANPNVRVRLNGRWHNGVAHLMPDDDPHERLRSLPQFNSMGVRTFGTNLLTVRVDLTD
- a CDS encoding homogentisate 1,2-dioxygenase — translated: MESFVHLRKGRTPRRLHADLDGLKDDELGRGGFTGRTANMYRRNDPTAYRSNGPLRPLDVLSSELKPSDATDAAGGPLLLFSNPDCRVSLSRRAEAMPFYTRHVDGDLLCFVHAGSGLLETEFGPLAYRSGDWVYLPKACTWRHVPDAETTMLMVEATDEFRVPPPGQLGRHFPFDPSQATLPEPAPMDDGAGPTVDGQYEVRLIHPSVPGGPTSLFYQHHPIDVEGWRGDNFAFTFNIEDYNVVTSDSVHLPPTVHLFMEATGVYVMNFLPKPAESVPGTERTPWYHRNVDYDEIAFFHGGSLYGTPMPPGLISHAPQGVHHGAPEKARERARRKFDDYDRVDWSVIAVDTRRRLVPSAEVLANDLGQH
- a CDS encoding alpha/beta hydrolase family protein codes for the protein MTTAVKHEYDRIPYLVAYQNTSGVRDVYGGVAELVVLESHLLRPKDKPSDTVLVFMHPIGGGAYLPMMNALARAGHHVIYCNSRFRGTDSALLMEKVIEDLGECIKDAKNRLGYEKVVLAGWSGGGSLSVFYQQQAQHPTVTASPSGDGPDLTKLGLIPADGLMLLAAHISRHGTMTEWLDASILDESDPSKRDPELDLYNPDNPNQPPYTEEFLARYRQAQIDRNRRITKWVKEKLAELKAAGRPDDEFAFVVHGTMADPRWLDPAVDPNERKPGTCYLGDPQVVNNSPVGLARFCTLRSWLSQWSYDDANGDAVQCGPDVAVPTLVIGNLADDACTPSHTHRLYEAIGHHDKEMHEIPGANHYYAGADQRDKLREAVGVVTDWLHRHGFSL
- a CDS encoding CaiB/BaiF CoA transferase family protein, giving the protein MSVTGPLYGIRVIEVGTLISGPFAGRLLGDMGAEVVKIEPPGAPDPLRTWGQAELDGHHFFWTVHARNKKAVTLNLRVPAGRALFLDLVERSDVIVENFRPGTLEKWDLGYDVLRERNRGIILVRVSGYGQTGPEAHKAGYASVAEAASGLRHMNGFPGGPPPRLALSLGDSLAGMFAAQGALAALYRRSVTGEGQVVDAALTEACLAVQESTIPDYDVGGVVRGPSGTRLEGIAPSNIYRSADGSWVVIAANQDTVFRRLCAAMGRPELATDDRFADHGARGRNQDELDKIIGDWAADRAPQDIIETLSAAGVIAGPINTVAEVVEDPQLRARGMLVEHWDERVERSVLGPGVVPVLSQTPGTVRSAGPAAPGQHNDEIYRGLLGKSADELDALRSEGVL
- a CDS encoding hydroxymethylglutaryl-CoA lyase, whose translation is MSKLPAHVDIRDVSLRDGLQIEAPIPLAAKLELLAAVAATGVREMEATAFVSPTKVPALADAAELAAELHNFPGIEFSALVASPNGAKRAIAAGLSSIEYVVSAADGHSRANVGRSTAEATAQISEIVAIAHDSAVSVEVIIATAWDCPFDGPTPPQRVVDIVSAAGEAGVDRLAIADTIGTTTPRRVSELIDRIRPLVGDRPLGAHFHNTRGAGLASAYAAVSAGVSRLDASSGGLGGCPFAPGASGNIATEDLVYLLRDSGIHVDIDLPAAIAAAGVAQRVVGHELPSSLLRAGDRILG
- a CDS encoding TetR/AcrR family transcriptional regulator gives rise to the protein MPTGPSATLSAKGRQTREAIELAARKLFAERGFHGTTLSDITSAAGKSPAVFYRYFTDKEDLLATLAESFLHDVVAPSGSTLALPESPDDDAFFRSVVTGYWNMFKQNIGIMIAVAQLAATQPRFAVVQNEFRRLGMDIVAASVRRAQTQGYGEDLNPEHTAAAIALLFENFTTVFVGTSGLDLEIGDEDAIATLSKIWKKTLYGT
- a CDS encoding acyl-CoA dehydrogenase family protein; protein product: MDFTLPHHLQTLLDEMDAFIEAEIKPLEREHIQYFDHRREHARTDWDNGGIPRREWEDLLSEMRRRADKAGWLRYGLPSQFGGRDGTNLDMAVIREHLAHKGLGLHNDLQDESSIVGNFPQVIMMDRFGTEDQKRDWTDALITGERSMAFGLTEPNHGSDATWMETRAVRDGDSWIINGAKRFNTGVHRATHDLVFARTSGEDGQGRGITAFLVPTDTPGFTVPYYWWTFNMPTDHGEVELKDVRVPGDAVLGEVDRGLEVGQTFLHENRIRQAASSLGAAQYCIDRAVAYASERKVFGKPLSVNQAVQWPLVELQTEAQMVRLLVRYAATELDRNHHMEVSDKVSMANYRANRLVCEAADRAMQVFGGVGYSRHEPFEHIYRHHRRYRITEGAEEIQIRRVAQRLFGFGKR
- a CDS encoding phosphotransferase family protein; its protein translation is MSAKLAGALAEVLAPVLGTGVVVENLHPLTGGASRTTWAFDAVTDRRRALILRTGPPDDVHASMELEAAVQQRAAAAGAPVPHILAADNSAAGLGNPYLICDAIGGETIVRRIYRTLDDAGRERLLNQCAHALAAIHRADYQDIGVPPSDQLSEWRDRLDEMGDTTATFEWAFRWLERNRPAPTPQVLVHGDFRMGNLIVDDDGLAAVLDWELVHVGEIYEDLAWFCIRAWRFGAPEERGAGGLGSVESLLCAYESAAGVTLDRDTFRWWLTVATLRWGVICRYQAERHLSGMTESVELAAIGRRVSETEWDVLDLLEGGGPR